A section of the Serratia liquefaciens ATCC 27592 genome encodes:
- a CDS encoding M24 family metallopeptidase yields MATGIGGSTPQQALEQLQPLTDNPPEIAAVEYRQRIQHAQRLMRDNGIDACYLNAGSNLLYFTGTAWSPSERMVGAVIPAEGEIAYIAPWFEIGTFKDAQVIEGEIFSWHEEEDPYRLFFTVLAARGLTGSGRQLKVAICETASVTLFLGLQQHAGEIKLVSALPITGYCRSRKSAAEIALMQTANNITLRVQQAAASILRPGITARELVEFVDQAHRKMGTTGSYFCIVLFGSDSAFPHGVKAPNPLQHNDVVLLDTGCRYKGYLSDITRTYVYGEANPRQRFAWQAEHDAQAAAFAVIAPGVPCHKVDDAAREALVSHGFGPDYQLPGLPHRTGHGIGLDIHEAPYLIRKQQEPLDVGMCASIEPMLCLPGEFGIRLEDHFYVTEDGARWFTAPAKSIDDPFNLMS; encoded by the coding sequence ATGGCTACAGGCATTGGCGGTAGTACGCCACAACAGGCCCTGGAACAGCTGCAACCGCTCACGGACAACCCGCCTGAAATCGCCGCGGTGGAATACCGGCAACGCATTCAGCACGCGCAGCGCCTGATGCGCGACAACGGCATTGACGCCTGCTATCTCAATGCCGGCAGCAACCTGCTCTATTTTACCGGTACCGCCTGGTCGCCCAGCGAACGTATGGTGGGCGCGGTGATCCCGGCCGAGGGGGAAATCGCCTATATTGCGCCCTGGTTTGAGATCGGCACGTTCAAGGACGCGCAGGTGATTGAGGGGGAGATATTTAGCTGGCATGAGGAAGAAGATCCCTACCGGTTGTTCTTCACCGTACTGGCCGCGCGTGGGCTGACAGGTTCGGGCCGCCAACTCAAAGTGGCCATTTGCGAAACCGCGTCGGTCACGCTGTTCCTCGGCCTGCAACAGCATGCCGGTGAAATAAAGTTGGTCAGCGCCCTGCCGATCACCGGGTACTGCCGCAGCCGCAAATCGGCGGCCGAAATTGCGCTGATGCAAACCGCGAATAACATTACCCTGCGGGTCCAACAGGCGGCGGCAAGCATATTGCGCCCAGGGATCACCGCCAGAGAGCTGGTCGAGTTTGTCGATCAGGCCCATCGCAAAATGGGCACCACCGGTTCTTACTTCTGCATTGTACTGTTCGGATCCGATAGCGCGTTTCCTCATGGCGTTAAAGCCCCCAACCCGCTGCAACATAACGATGTCGTGCTGCTGGATACCGGCTGTCGCTACAAGGGCTACCTGTCCGATATCACCCGAACTTATGTCTACGGCGAAGCCAACCCGCGCCAACGCTTTGCCTGGCAGGCTGAACATGATGCGCAGGCTGCGGCATTTGCTGTAATCGCGCCCGGCGTGCCCTGCCATAAAGTGGATGATGCCGCGCGCGAAGCGCTGGTTTCTCATGGTTTTGGGCCGGATTATCAGCTGCCGGGGCTGCCGCACCGTACCGGTCACGGTATCGGGCTGGACATTCATGAAGCGCCGTATCTGATCCGCAAGCAGCAGGAGCCGCTCGACGTGGGGATGTGCGCCAGCATCGAACCCATGCTATGCCTGCCAGGCGAGTTCGGCATTCGTCTTGAGGATCATTTCTACGTCACCGAAGACGGAGCGCGCTGGTTTACCGCGCCGGCGAAATCTATTGATGACCCTTTCAATTTGATGTCCTGA
- a CDS encoding MFS transporter, producing the protein METEAVESKFSFGSYTRLLSDPGHATLSLFGLLVRFPVAMRSISCIMLISATMDSLWIAGTVAGTLMITQAIASPVLGRFADKFSQRKVLIITCCCHVIAILSLIGLVLLNMHLWAIMAAAIATGCSSVPVDGFIRTRWASMVTDEALRTAYALETVLDEIIFLLGPLIAIVLATAWHPAAGLALCAALTFSGSLALVLHRRSEPVIVHKSAESDRRAISMVWVRALMISYAAVGLFLGSIDVMMIAYAKEVGNPTLAGVLLSICAAGSLVGGTCYGAMNWSLSQPRLLLITSATLCAGTLPLIFTSVPVVMGISAFVAGLSVAPLLITCSNLLESLTPKGCLSEGFSWLSSAGWLGFSLGVSVGGQLSDQSGAGQVAWVAMAAGTLALLSSLFSQKLLSNK; encoded by the coding sequence ATGGAAACAGAGGCCGTTGAGTCCAAGTTCAGTTTTGGTTCTTATACCCGATTATTGTCTGATCCCGGACATGCGACGCTTTCATTGTTTGGCCTGCTGGTCAGGTTCCCGGTGGCGATGCGGTCCATCAGTTGCATAATGTTGATTTCCGCCACTATGGACTCGTTATGGATTGCCGGAACCGTGGCGGGAACATTAATGATTACGCAGGCGATAGCCAGCCCGGTTTTAGGCCGATTTGCCGATAAATTCAGCCAGCGAAAGGTGCTTATTATTACCTGCTGCTGCCACGTCATTGCGATCCTTTCGTTAATTGGCTTGGTGCTGCTGAATATGCACTTATGGGCAATTATGGCGGCGGCCATTGCTACCGGTTGTTCGTCGGTGCCGGTGGATGGATTTATTCGTACTCGCTGGGCCTCCATGGTGACCGATGAAGCGCTACGAACCGCGTACGCGTTAGAAACCGTGCTTGATGAGATCATTTTCTTATTGGGGCCGTTAATCGCCATTGTTTTGGCCACGGCATGGCACCCCGCAGCGGGGCTGGCGTTATGCGCCGCGCTCACCTTCAGTGGTTCTCTGGCCCTGGTGTTACATCGGCGTTCTGAGCCGGTTATTGTGCACAAGAGCGCAGAAAGCGACCGTCGGGCAATCAGCATGGTCTGGGTACGGGCGTTAATGATCTCCTATGCGGCGGTAGGCCTGTTTCTTGGCTCAATCGACGTCATGATGATCGCCTACGCCAAAGAAGTAGGCAATCCAACCCTCGCCGGTGTGCTGTTATCCATTTGCGCCGCGGGCAGCCTGGTGGGTGGCACCTGCTACGGCGCCATGAACTGGTCCTTATCGCAACCCCGCCTGCTGCTGATCACCTCCGCCACCCTGTGTGCCGGCACGCTTCCGCTGATTTTCACCAGCGTTCCCGTTGTCATGGGCATTTCCGCTTTCGTCGCCGGGCTGTCGGTGGCGCCGTTATTGATCACCTGCAGCAACCTGCTGGAGTCCTTGACGCCGAAAGGGTGTTTATCCGAAGGCTTCTCCTGGTTGTCCAGCGCCGGCTGGCTGGGCTTTTCACTGGGCGTCTCGGTGGGTGGACAGCTTTCTGATCAAAGCGGAGCGGGTCAGGTGGCCTGGGTAGCCATGGCCGCCGGAACACTCGCTTTATTATCCAGCCTGTTTAGCCAGAAATTACTCAGCAATAAATAA